A genomic region of Pongo pygmaeus isolate AG05252 chromosome 7, NHGRI_mPonPyg2-v2.0_pri, whole genome shotgun sequence contains the following coding sequences:
- the DEFB135 gene encoding beta-defensin 135: MATRSVLLALVVLDLLFYIPPGRSGPNVYIQKIFASCWRLHGTCRTKCLKNEQYHIFCDTTRLCCVNPKYLPILTGK; the protein is encoded by the exons ATGGCCACAAGGAGCGTCCTCTTGGCCCTCGTGGTCCTTGACTTACTCTTCTATATTCCACCAG GTAGAAGTGGACCCAATGTCTACATACAAAAAATCTTTGCTTCATGTTGGCGACTGCACGGTACTTGCCggacaaaatgtttaaaaaacgaACAATATCATATTTTTTGTGATACTACACGTTTGTGCTGTGTAAACCCAAAATATTTACCTATACTGACTGGGAAATAG